A stretch of Metabacillus sp. FJAT-52054 DNA encodes these proteins:
- a CDS encoding (deoxy)nucleoside triphosphate pyrophosphohydrolase, translating into MKKNIHVVGAVIVENGKILCAQRGDGKALSQKWEFPGGKIEEGETPQEALRREIEEEMLCKVEIGGKIETTVYEYDFGIVHLTTFYCQLKEGTPVLTEHAAMKWLVPEELDTLDWAPADVPAIEKISREFILN; encoded by the coding sequence ATGAAAAAGAACATTCATGTAGTAGGCGCAGTAATCGTTGAAAACGGCAAAATTCTCTGTGCCCAGCGGGGAGATGGCAAGGCGCTTTCTCAAAAATGGGAATTCCCGGGCGGAAAGATTGAAGAGGGGGAAACGCCTCAAGAAGCGCTGCGCCGGGAGATTGAAGAAGAAATGCTTTGCAAGGTGGAAATAGGGGGAAAGATCGAGACAACGGTTTATGAATATGATTTCGGAATTGTCCACCTCACCACTTTTTATTGCCAGCTGAAGGAAGGTACGCCGGTTTTAACTGAGCATGCAGCAATGAAGTGGCTAGTACCTGAGGAGTTGGACACTTTAGATTGGGCTCCTGCAGATGTGCCTGCTATTGAAAAAATCTCAAGAGAATTTATTCTTAACTAA
- a CDS encoding amino acid permease, translating into MTTIKSKKLGLMGLSLISINAILGLKNIPFASTIGPSAIVFWIAAAFLYFIPISLIVAELSTTYPDQGGISAWVKRAFGEKASFLAGWFFWVANFTYYPSLLIGITVNLAYAINQQQIMDSTWTTNIISIVIFWLITLLTLKGTRMSEKLASFGAPLGVVVPALLIFGFGIASLVSGQPSATPFSAESVMPNSVSFNTIMFLSTLMFAFSGMEMLGTIAEDVKNPQKTFPKAIFITSAIIAVIYIMATVAFQFVIQITPDQTANALYLFADKVTAQFNLPFSLSQLLGICFVIAVVGSLSFLILNPSVMMYESGKKVLPKALLKINKDKMPVNLILWQAAGVTVILLFSAFIPTISAALNMLILMATLAFFIPYLFLISAYVKLRMTDKTTVRPFKIKHNAAAYIVAGVGLLSVVGTIVLTLIPSSDTTISEYAPMVIGPVLFIILGLVFYKVGIKEKKTEYKKAS; encoded by the coding sequence ATGACTACGATCAAATCGAAAAAGCTGGGCTTGATGGGGTTGTCCCTTATCAGCATTAATGCGATTCTTGGATTGAAGAACATTCCGTTTGCCTCTACGATCGGGCCATCGGCGATTGTCTTCTGGATCGCGGCAGCTTTCCTATATTTCATCCCTATCAGTTTAATCGTGGCCGAGCTTTCGACCACCTATCCGGACCAGGGCGGAATCAGCGCCTGGGTGAAGCGGGCGTTTGGCGAAAAGGCGAGCTTCCTCGCCGGCTGGTTTTTCTGGGTGGCGAATTTTACGTACTACCCATCGCTGCTCATTGGAATTACCGTTAATCTGGCGTATGCCATCAATCAGCAGCAGATTATGGACAGCACATGGACGACGAACATCATCTCCATTGTGATTTTCTGGCTTATTACTCTCTTAACGCTAAAAGGAACACGGATGAGTGAAAAGCTCGCATCATTTGGTGCGCCGCTTGGCGTTGTCGTTCCCGCTCTTCTCATTTTTGGATTCGGAATTGCGAGCCTTGTGAGCGGACAGCCTTCCGCCACTCCGTTTTCGGCTGAATCGGTGATGCCGAATTCTGTTTCCTTTAATACAATCATGTTTTTATCAACGCTGATGTTTGCTTTTTCCGGGATGGAAATGCTCGGAACGATTGCGGAAGACGTAAAGAATCCGCAAAAAACGTTCCCGAAAGCGATTTTCATCACATCCGCTATTATTGCTGTTATTTACATCATGGCAACAGTGGCCTTCCAATTTGTTATTCAAATTACACCGGATCAGACGGCGAATGCGCTGTACCTGTTCGCGGATAAAGTGACGGCTCAGTTTAATCTGCCGTTTAGCTTATCCCAGCTGTTGGGTATCTGCTTCGTCATTGCGGTTGTTGGATCGCTGTCCTTCCTGATCCTGAATCCAAGCGTCATGATGTACGAAAGCGGCAAAAAGGTTCTGCCGAAGGCGCTGCTGAAAATCAACAAAGACAAAATGCCGGTGAACCTGATTCTCTGGCAGGCAGCAGGCGTTACGGTTATCCTTTTATTCTCTGCTTTTATCCCGACGATTTCAGCTGCCTTGAACATGCTGATTCTGATGGCGACGCTTGCCTTCTTTATCCCGTATCTGTTCCTTATCTCCGCTTACGTGAAGCTGCGGATGACAGATAAGACGACGGTCCGGCCTTTTAAAATTAAGCACAATGCGGCAGCATACATCGTAGCTGGGGTAGGATTGCTTTCTGTTGTCGGTACGATTGTGCTGACCCTGATTCCATCATCTGATACGACGATTTCCGAATATGCGCCGATGGTGATTGGGCCTGTGCTGTTTATCATCCTTGGATTGGTCTTTTATAAAGTTGGAATTAAAGAGAAGAAGACTGAATACAAGAAAGCAAGCTAA
- the rlmD gene encoding 23S rRNA (uracil(1939)-C(5))-methyltransferase RlmD: MPNIDVPVMKNELYDVTFEDLTHEGAGVAKVEGFPIFVQNALPGERASIKIIKVKKGFAFGRLMEIKEQSSERREAPCPIYKECGGCQLQHLSYEGQLDFKRKQVENVLSRIGKLNLDEVTVHPTLGMDNPWNYRNKAQVPVGEREGGLVAGFYQQRSHEIIDMQKCLIQQAENDDVVQAVKEICSRHGIRAYNEEKHKGWLRHIMVRYGQMTGEMMVVFVTRTNDFPHKNEIIEEITSRFGQVKSIVQNINSKRTNVIFGDETNVLWGEEYIYDSIGDIRFAISARSFYQVNPEQTKVLYDKALEYAQLTGEETVIDAYCGIGTISLFLAQKAKKVYGVEIVPEAIEDAKRNAELNGLTNAEFGVGEAEVVIPNWYKQGIKADTIVVDPPRKGCDEALLKTILEMKPKRVVYVSCNPGTLARDLHVLEQGGYQTVEVQPVDMFPHTMHCEAVVRIERKQASI; encoded by the coding sequence ATGCCAAATATAGATGTACCTGTTATGAAAAATGAATTGTATGACGTTACGTTCGAGGACCTGACACATGAAGGAGCGGGAGTCGCCAAGGTCGAGGGCTTCCCGATTTTCGTGCAAAACGCCCTGCCAGGCGAACGCGCCAGCATTAAAATCATCAAGGTGAAAAAGGGCTTTGCCTTTGGGCGTCTGATGGAAATAAAGGAACAAAGCTCGGAGCGAAGAGAAGCTCCATGCCCGATCTACAAGGAATGCGGAGGCTGCCAGCTTCAGCACCTGAGCTATGAGGGCCAGCTCGATTTCAAGCGCAAGCAGGTCGAAAACGTTCTCAGCCGGATCGGCAAGCTCAACCTGGATGAAGTCACCGTCCACCCGACACTCGGCATGGACAACCCATGGAACTACCGCAACAAAGCCCAGGTACCAGTCGGCGAACGGGAAGGCGGCTTAGTCGCAGGCTTTTATCAGCAGCGCTCCCATGAGATCATTGATATGCAGAAATGCCTGATCCAGCAGGCCGAAAACGACGACGTCGTCCAGGCCGTCAAGGAAATCTGCAGCCGTCACGGCATCCGTGCCTATAATGAAGAAAAACACAAAGGCTGGCTCCGCCACATCATGGTCCGCTACGGCCAGATGACCGGTGAAATGATGGTCGTCTTCGTCACCAGAACGAACGACTTCCCGCACAAAAATGAAATCATCGAAGAAATCACAAGCCGATTCGGACAAGTAAAATCCATTGTCCAAAACATCAACAGCAAACGCACCAACGTCATCTTCGGCGACGAAACAAACGTCCTCTGGGGCGAAGAATACATCTACGACAGCATCGGCGACATCCGATTCGCCATCTCGGCAAGATCGTTCTACCAGGTCAACCCTGAGCAAACAAAGGTCCTGTATGACAAAGCACTGGAATATGCGCAGCTGACCGGAGAAGAGACTGTTATCGACGCCTACTGCGGCATCGGAACGATCTCGCTGTTCCTCGCCCAGAAAGCGAAAAAAGTATACGGAGTCGAAATCGTACCCGAAGCCATCGAAGACGCCAAACGCAACGCCGAGCTCAACGGACTGACCAACGCAGAGTTTGGAGTCGGAGAAGCCGAAGTCGTCATCCCGAACTGGTACAAGCAGGGGATTAAAGCAGACACCATCGTCGTAGATCCGCCACGCAAAGGCTGCGATGAAGCGCTGCTCAAGACCATCTTGGAAATGAAGCCAAAGCGGGTTGTGTATGTGAGCTGTAACCCGGGGACTTTGGCGAGAGACTTGCATGTGTTGGAGCAGGGAGGATATCAAACGGTTGAGGTTCAGCCCGTGGATATGTTTCCTCATACGATGCATTGTGAGGCGGTTGTCAGGATAGAAAGAAAGCAGGCTAGTATCTAA